The Halomicronema hongdechloris C2206 genome includes a window with the following:
- a CDS encoding alkaline phosphatase family protein, protein MKKKVIAIGLDAADPVLLERLISQGHLPNLSGLRNRGAYGRLKTQVDLCGTATDTICSERNWVIFSTGCYPSKTGYWDTAKYHPENYQITQDRNHKGESLGYDYQEFQAFYDLGAEYKVGLFDVPMSGVSEDFNGIQISVWGSHSGSHMDPYSTPDSVLPEINKKYGRNPLFKRDFGVWWNPNYVEWVQKSVQDSVSTRAQVCRDFLNKDSWDLFIAVFGETHSAGHDLLHFSEVDHPLHHSAKVSHTSINPMVEAMRNVDKAVGEILADISEDTYVLVFGVHGITNNMADLCNMAFLPELLYRYNFPGKVGLAPGKLGTTPPKQFANPKRKTWPGEVWQQRFDPNPIKRFLQKWMPSKFDSLLNSGPNPALTSPYELLKQGEDLAWMPNMWYQRLWPQMKAFALPGVAEGFIRINLAGRDRDGIVKPSEYESICNELTEYLYRLTDARTDQPIVKSVARTRPEGDYSDFKRPDADLVVSWHDTPTDVIDSPDFGRIGPLTYYRPGGHTSRGFLLAKGPGIAENSSLPEGQAVDLAPTVLDLMGADIPGHLDGSSLIKRSIPVAT, encoded by the coding sequence GACTGCAACGGATACAATTTGCTCTGAGCGAAACTGGGTGATCTTCTCAACAGGTTGCTATCCCAGCAAAACAGGCTATTGGGATACCGCAAAGTACCATCCAGAGAATTACCAAATTACTCAAGATAGAAACCATAAAGGCGAATCTCTAGGATACGATTATCAGGAGTTTCAGGCATTTTATGATCTCGGAGCTGAGTATAAGGTAGGTCTGTTTGATGTTCCAATGTCTGGCGTCAGTGAAGACTTCAATGGTATTCAAATCTCAGTTTGGGGTAGCCACAGTGGTTCCCACATGGATCCCTATTCAACACCTGATAGTGTTCTCCCAGAAATTAATAAAAAGTACGGTCGTAATCCTTTATTCAAACGGGACTTTGGTGTTTGGTGGAACCCAAACTATGTAGAGTGGGTACAAAAATCCGTTCAAGATAGTGTGTCAACACGAGCTCAAGTATGCCGTGATTTCTTGAACAAAGATTCTTGGGATTTGTTTATTGCTGTCTTTGGTGAAACTCATTCTGCTGGGCATGATCTTTTACACTTCAGCGAAGTAGATCACCCACTCCACCACTCGGCCAAAGTATCTCATACTTCGATAAATCCCATGGTGGAAGCGATGAGAAATGTCGACAAAGCTGTTGGAGAGATTCTGGCTGATATCTCTGAGGATACCTATGTTTTGGTATTTGGGGTTCACGGCATCACCAATAATATGGCTGACCTATGCAACATGGCCTTTTTGCCAGAACTTTTGTATCGATATAATTTCCCAGGGAAGGTGGGACTGGCTCCTGGTAAGCTAGGGACTACACCACCTAAGCAATTCGCGAATCCAAAGCGGAAGACATGGCCAGGAGAAGTCTGGCAACAGCGCTTCGATCCTAACCCGATCAAGCGTTTTCTACAGAAGTGGATGCCGAGTAAGTTTGATTCACTTCTGAATTCCGGTCCTAATCCCGCATTAACCTCCCCGTATGAACTTCTGAAGCAAGGAGAAGATTTAGCTTGGATGCCCAATATGTGGTATCAGCGTTTGTGGCCACAAATGAAAGCATTTGCCTTACCTGGTGTTGCTGAAGGATTTATCCGTATTAACTTAGCAGGACGTGATCGCGATGGCATTGTGAAGCCTTCAGAGTATGAGTCCATCTGCAACGAGTTGACCGAATATCTATACCGACTGACTGATGCAAGAACTGATCAGCCGATCGTCAAGTCAGTCGCGCGGACTCGTCCTGAGGGTGATTATAGCGACTTTAAACGTCCCGACGCTGATCTGGTCGTTTCCTGGCACGACACACCTACAGACGTGATCGATAGTCCTGATTTTGGGCGTATTGGTCCATTAACCTACTATCGTCCTGGCGGTCATACATCTCGCGGCTTTCTGCTAGCAAAAGGACCAGGAATCGCTGAGAACTCTAGTCTTCCCGAAGGACAGGCTGTTGATCTCGCTCCTACAGTCTTGGATTTAATGGGGGCAGACATTCCAGGACACCTTGACGGAAGTTCTCTAATTAAGCGTTCTATCCCTGTTGCAACTTAA
- a CDS encoding glycosyltransferase — MADCSAPKHIFVLAPNLFGFRGGVQVYSSHLIQAIQKVYPESNYSVFLKYEQNIANATNDLSFLPQTRFYLFGEIVCDTNGWRRRFRTILSATTILFNALIRRPGLIVTTEINYYIVLCYWLHRWLNIPYWIVLHGIEAWDIQNSAYKQALQGSERVIAVSRYTRDRILSEGYLEPKKICVLPNTFDPGRFKVESKPHYLLERYGLEPEQAIILTVTRLQKFAYYKGYDTILRMLPKIRRQIPKVHYILVGKGDDRSRVEAMIRELDIQDCVTLTGFVPDEELPDHYSLCDVFAMPSKGEGFGIVYLEALAAGKPVLAGNQDGSVDPLLNGQLGCLVNPDNEEEIAARLIEILKGTYSDEKIYNPEWLRQEVCKHFELSQFNKTLKAFLKD; from the coding sequence ATGGCAGATTGTTCTGCTCCAAAGCATATTTTCGTTCTGGCTCCTAACCTGTTTGGATTCAGGGGGGGAGTACAAGTTTATTCCTCGCATCTAATTCAGGCAATTCAAAAAGTTTACCCTGAGAGCAACTACAGTGTGTTTCTTAAATACGAGCAGAACATTGCTAATGCTACGAATGATTTATCTTTTCTGCCTCAAACTCGTTTCTATCTGTTTGGAGAGATAGTCTGCGATACGAATGGTTGGCGGCGGCGGTTTCGAACTATCTTGTCAGCCACCACTATTCTTTTTAATGCATTAATTCGTCGTCCTGGCCTCATTGTGACGACCGAAATCAATTATTACATCGTGTTGTGCTACTGGCTGCATCGATGGTTGAACATTCCGTACTGGATTGTGCTGCACGGTATCGAAGCTTGGGATATTCAGAATTCTGCCTATAAACAAGCGCTACAAGGGTCAGAGCGCGTCATCGCTGTTAGTCGCTATACGCGCGATCGCATCTTGTCAGAAGGATATCTTGAACCTAAAAAGATATGTGTCCTGCCAAATACCTTTGACCCTGGCCGCTTCAAAGTTGAGTCTAAACCTCACTACCTCTTAGAACGTTATGGCTTAGAGCCTGAGCAGGCTATCATCTTAACTGTTACACGCCTGCAGAAATTCGCATACTACAAGGGCTATGACACAATCTTAAGGATGCTACCTAAGATTCGTCGACAAATTCCAAAAGTCCACTATATTCTGGTGGGTAAAGGGGATGATCGATCTCGCGTTGAAGCGATGATTCGTGAGCTTGATATTCAAGATTGTGTGACACTGACAGGGTTTGTGCCTGATGAAGAATTGCCCGACCACTATAGCCTGTGCGATGTTTTTGCCATGCCAAGTAAAGGGGAAGGATTTGGGATTGTTTATCTAGAAGCATTAGCGGCCGGCAAGCCTGTATTAGCGGGAAACCAAGATGGCTCAGTTGATCCTCTCCTGAATGGCCAGCTTGGATGCCTAGTTAATCCAGACAATGAAGAAGAAATAGCAGCCAGGCTAATAGAAATTCTTAAAGGCACATATTCTGATGAGAAAATATATAATCCGGAATGGTTACGCCAGGAAGTCTGCAAGCATTTTGAGCTCTCTCAATTTAACAAAACACTTAAGGCATTCTTAAAGGACTAA